In Pochonia chlamydosporia 170 chromosome 3, whole genome shotgun sequence, the following are encoded in one genomic region:
- a CDS encoding C6 transcription factor (similar to Metarhizium robertsii ARSEF 23 XP_007823588.2) produces MGVHSLPSPPAEESKSGASRKNTSGSKSGKSTSRVSKRASASAAAVHHHDHVAHAAGMDGRHKRVWKACERCRMKKTKCDGEFPCKRCKDDGLVCTAGVRKKVEYKQLPRGYAEVLENTQFALIATVHKLYNMVRNGQSWELGEPDLNDRGLPVIHDIAQKLGCIRPNSDIDLPVHSVFPEDEAGMTELAHQLEEQQSKDGDSQRDSKDTDSSNYQRNERASSSEFDPSDFEDYRKRAFGPSSNGMTLSPSFSSSTEFDFSPTVTEMDPNVMFASHTQSMPNFSTWSMPKSQTSGLAMHFLQNAEALQGMSLMGQNMVESEFAIKPDILSCPNPDVMMGMSDPMIYGGFDSESMRL; encoded by the exons ATGGGAGTACACAGCTTACCCTCGCCTCCAGCGGAGGAGAGTAAGTCGGGGGCTTCTAGAAAAAACACCTCTGGTTCAAAGTCTGGGAAGTCTACAAGTCGTGTTTCCAAGCGGGCTAGTGCTAGCGCCGCTGCTGttcaccaccacgaccacgtCGCTCATGCAGCTGGCATGGACGGTCGACATAAGCGAGTATGGAAGGCTTGCGAAAGATGTAGaatgaagaagacaaag TGTGATGGCGAGTTCCCTTGCAAGAGATGTAAGGACGACGGCCTTGTTTGCACTGCCGGTGTGCGAAAGAAGGTAGAATACAAGCAGCTGCCGCGAGG ATATGCTGAAGTCCTTGAAAACACCCAATTCGCTCTCATCGCTACTGTTCACAAGCTGTACAACATGGTCCGCAACGGACAATCTTGGGAGCTTGGTGAGCCCGACCTCAACGACCGTGGCCTCCCAGTCATCCACGACATCGCCCAAAAGCTCGGTTGCATCCGACCCAACAGCGACATTGACCTCCCCGTCCACTCAGTCTTCCCCGAGGATGAAGCCGGCATGACGGAGCTCGCCCACCAGCTAGAAGAGCAGCAGAGCAAGGATGGCGACAGCCAACGGGACAGCAAAGACACCGATTCCTCCAACTACCAACGAAACGAGCGGGCTTCATCCTCTGAATTCGACCCGTCCGACTTTGAAGACTACCGCAAACGCGCCTTCGGccccagcagcaacggcaTGACTCTATCACCGAGCTTCTCCTCCAGCACCGAATTTGATTTCAGTCCTACCGTTACCGAGATGGACCCCAATGTCATGTTTGCTTCTCACACGCAGTCAATGCCTAACTTCTCTACGTGGTCAATGCCCAAGTCTCAGACAAGCGGACTGGCGATGCACTTTTTGCAGAATGCCGAAGCCCTGCAAGGTATGAGCCTCATGGGTCAGAACATGGTTGAATCGGAATTCGCCATCAAGCCGGATATCCTGTCGTGTCCCAATCCAGATgtcatgatgggcatgagCGACCCCATGATTTACGGCGGCTTTGACAGCGAGTCGATGAGACTCTAG